From Rhododendron vialii isolate Sample 1 chromosome 10a, ASM3025357v1, the proteins below share one genomic window:
- the LOC131302902 gene encoding MDIS1-interacting receptor like kinase 2-like: MNFSSCKTEKHKVKKKQRKHGDIFSIWNYDGRIAYEDIIKVTNDFDIRYCIGIGKYGSVYGAQLPSAKVVALKKLHGFEAEDPSFNHCFTNEVQMLTNVRHRNIMKLYRFCLHNKCMFLVYEYMKKRSLFCTLRFDVEALEIEWTQMVKIVEAMTHALSYLYHDCTMPIIHRDILSNNILLNSQLEAFVVDFRTAILLHLDSSNRSVIAGTYGYIAPGTSATFVLSK, from the coding sequence ATGAACTTTAGTTCATGTAAGACCGAAAAACACAAAGTGAAGAAAAAGCAACGAAAACATGGGGACATTTTCTCCATATGGAATTACGATGGAAGAATTGCATATGAAGACATCATCAAAGTTACAAATGACTTCGATATTAGATATTGCATTGGAATAGGCAAATATGGTAGCGTCTACGGAGCTCAGTTGCCAAGCGCCAAAGTAGTAGCCTTAAAGAAACTTCACGGTTTTGAAGCAGAAGACCCATCTTTCAACCATTGTTTCACGAATGAGGTCCAAATGTTGACTAATGTACGACACAGAAACATCATGAAGCTTTATAGATTTTGTTTGCACAACAAATGCATGTTCTTGGTGTATGAGTAcatgaaaaaaagaagcttaTTTTGCACCCTGAGATTCGATGTCGAAGCTTTAGAAATTGAATGGACTCAAATGGTAAAAATTGTTGAAGCAATGACACATGCTTTATCCTACTTGTATCACGATTGCACCATGCCAATTATTCATCGGGACATATTGAGCAACAACATTCTGTTGAACTCTCAACTTGAGGCTTTTGTCGTTGACTTTAGAACTGCCATACTATTGCACCTTGATTCATCCAACCGAAGCGTTATTGCAGGCACTTATGGATATATTGCACCAGGTACGAGTGCTACCTTTGTTTTATCAAAGTAA
- the LOC131303920 gene encoding scarecrow-like protein 32, giving the protein MMQFTETPPPPPPLYQISTFTTLIPMTKTQIIHRSRPWPIGFPTPAAAFGAGGNSGLGDANCMEQLLVQCATAIEANDATLAQQILWVLNNIAPPDGDSTQRLASAFLRALISRAAKSGTCMMLAAAVASSSPAISTHKFSVTELASFVDLTPWHRFGFTAANSAILDAVEGFSIIHIVDLSLTHCMQIPTLIDAVASRLAGPPLIKLTVAGATEDIPPMLDLSYDELGAKLVNFAQSKNVNMEFRVIPSSCTDGFSSFIEEIRSEQLVRGNNFTNEALVVNCHMMLHYIPEGTLSSISSFDAAGSPNSSYRTTFLKNLRRLDPTAVVLVDEDADFTSNDMVSRLKSAFNYLWIPYDTMDTFLLRGRGGGDSGGSKEREWYEGDLCWKIENVVAQEGAKRVERAEPKGRWAQRMRNAGFRGAGFSEDGVAEVKGMLEEHAAGWGLKREEEDLVLTWKGHNVVFATVWVPTS; this is encoded by the coding sequence ATGATGCAATTCACGGAGaccccacccccaccaccaccactctaccaaATCTCCACATTCACAACCCTGATCCCCAtgaccaaaacccaaataatcCACCGCAGCCGCCCGTGGCCCATTGGTTTCCCCACGCCCGCTGCGGCTTTCGGCGCAGGAGGAAACAGCGGACTGGGCGACGCCAACTGCATGGAACAACTGCTCGTCCAATGCGCGACCGCCATCGAGGCCAACGACGCCACCCTGGCGCAACAAATTCTCTGGGTCCTCAACAACATCGCCCCGCCAGATGGCGACTCCACCCAGCGCCTCGCCTCCGCCTTCCTCCGGGCCCTCATCTCGCGCGCCGCCAAATCCGGCACGTGCATGATGCTTGCCGCCGCGGTCGCGAGCTCGAGCCCCGCGATCTCCACGCACAAGTTCTCCGTGACCGAGCTGGCCTCCTTCGTCGACCTAACCCCGTGGCACCGATTCGGATTCACCGCGGCCAATTCGGCGATTCTAGACGCGGTCGAGGGGTTTTCCATCATTCACATTGTCGACTTGAGCTTGACGCATTGCATGCAGATACCCACTCTCATCGATGCCGTCGCCAGCCGGTTAGCGGGCCCACCGCTGATAAAGCTCACGGTGGCCGGCGCCACCGAAGACATCCCGCCAATGCTTGACCTCTCCTACGACGAGTTGGGAGCGAAACTAGTCAATTTTGCCCAGTCAAAAAACGTGAACATGGAATTCCGCGTCATCCCGTCTAGTTGTACCGACGGATTTTCTTCATTTATCGAAGAAATCCGGTCGGAACAACTAGTCCGGGGAAACAACTTTACAAACGAGGCATTGGTTGTAAATTGTCACATGATGCTCCACTACATACCCGAAGGAACCCTGTCCTCGATTTCTTCATTCGATGCGGCCGGTTCTCCTAACTCGTCCTACCGCACGACGTTTCTAAAAAACCTCCGGAGACTAGACCCGACGGCAGTGGTTCTGGTGGACGAAGATGCGGATTTCACCTCCAATGATATGGTTTCTAGACTGAAATCGGCATTCAATTATTTGTGGATACCGTACGACACAATGGACACGTTCCTACTGCGTGGTCGTGGGGGTGGCGACAGTGGCGGTAGCAAGGAAAGGGAATGGTACGAAGGGGATTTGTGCTGGAAGATAGAGAACGTGGTGGCGCAGGAGGGGGCGAAGAGGGTGGAGAGGGCAGAACCGAAGGGGCGGTGGGCGCAACGGATGAGGAACGCCGGGTTTAGGGGCGCTGGGTTTAGCGAAGATGGGGTGGCGGAGGTGAAGGGCATGCTCGAGGAGCACGCGGCGGGGTGGGGGTTGAAGAGGGAGGAAGAGGATCTTGTGCTCACTTGGAAAGGGCATAATGTTGTTTTTGCTACTGTTTGGGTACCTACTAGCTAG